One stretch of Juglans microcarpa x Juglans regia isolate MS1-56 chromosome 3D, Jm3101_v1.0, whole genome shotgun sequence DNA includes these proteins:
- the LOC121256142 gene encoding nudix hydrolase 1, with protein sequence MEKGVPRVGVAVFLLSGKAVLLGRRRSSIGDSTFALPGGHLEFGESFEECAARELKEETGLDIDKVEYLTVTNTLFLEEPKPSHYVTIFMRAFLTDPNQAPQNLEPQKCDGWDWYDWDNLPKPLFWPLEKMVQEGYNPFPIG encoded by the exons ATGGAGAAGGGAGTACCCAGAGTGGGGGTGGCGGTTTTCTTGTTGAGTGGGAAAGCTGTTCTCTTGGGTCGGCGCCGCTCATCCATCGGCGACTCCACTTTTGCTCTCCCTGGTGGCCACCTCGAGTTTG GAGAGAGCTTTGAAGAATGCGCAGCCAGAGAGTTGAAAGAGGAAACTGGATTGGACATTGATAAAGTAGAGTACTTAACTGTCACAAACACCCTGTTTCTTGAGGAACCAAAACCATCCCATTATGTTACTATCTTCATGCGTGCATTCTTAACAGATCCTAACCAAGCGCCCCAAAATCTTGAGCCACAAAAGTGTGATGGTTGGGATTGGTATGACTGGGATAATCTCCCTAAACCACTGTTTTGGCCTCTAGAGAAGATGGTGCAAGAGGGCTATAATCCTTTTCCAATTGGCTAG